In Mastomys coucha isolate ucsf_1 unplaced genomic scaffold, UCSF_Mcou_1 pScaffold5, whole genome shotgun sequence, one genomic interval encodes:
- the Abr gene encoding active breakpoint cluster region-related protein isoform X6, translating to MTDILPQPDCSLKAVCDSLEHCCLDQLEEPGSKRMPNTGARLWGRVRSKLLRHKLDPQTVESKNWHTDVIEMNGIKVEFSMKFTSRDMSLKRTPSKKQTGVFGVKISVVTKRERSKVPYIVRQCIEEVEKRGIEEVGIYRISGVATDIQALKAVFDANNKDILLMLSDMDINAIAGTLKLYFRELPEPLLTDRLYPAFMEGIALSDPAAKENCMMHLLRSLPDPNLITFLFLLEHLKRVADKEPINKMSLHNLATVFGPTLLRPSEVESKAHLTSAADIWSHDVMAQVQVLLYYLQHPPISFAELKRNTLYFSTDV from the exons ATGACGgacatcctgcctcagcctgactGCAGCCTGAAAGCAGTGTGCGATTCCCTGGAGCACTGCTGCCTGGATCAGCTGGAGGAGCCCGGGAGCAAGCGAATGCCCAATACTGGTGCCCGACTCTGGGGCCGAGTGCGCAGTAAGCTGCTTCGCCACAAG CTGGATCCACAGACAGTGGAAAGCAAGAACTGGCATACGGATGTGATTGAAATGAATGGG ATCAAAGTGGAATTCTCCATGAAATTTACCAGCCGTGACATGAGCCTGAAGAGGACCCCGTCCAAAAAGCAGACAGGCGTCTTCGGAGTGAAGATCAGCGTGGTGACCAA GCGGGAGCGCTCCAAGGTGCCCTACATCGTCCGGCAATGCATAGAAGAGGTGGAGAAAAGGGGCATCGAGGAGGTTGGCATCTACAGGATATCAGGGGTGGCCACGGACATCCAGGCCCTGAAGGCTGTCTTTGATGCCA ATAACAAGGACATCCTACTGATGCTGAGCGACATGGACATCAACGCCATCGCTGGTACCCTCAAGCTCTACTTTCGGGAGCTGCCTGAGCCTCTCCTTACAGACCGACTTTACCCAGCCTTCATGGAGGGCATTG CCCTGTCAGACCCTGCTGCCAAGGAGAACTGCATGATGCACCTACTCCGCTCCCTGCCCGACCCCAACCTCATCACCTTCCTTTTCCTGCTGGAACACTTGAAAAG ggTTGCTGACAAGGAGCCCATCAACAAGATGTCGCTTCACAACCTTGCCACGGTGTTTGGCCCCACGTTACTGAGACCCTCAGAAGTGGAGAGCAAAGCACATCTCACATCAGCTGCAGACATCTGGTCCCATGATGTCATGGCCCAG GTCCAGGTCCTCCTCTACTACCTGCAGCACCCCCCCATTTCCTTCGCAGAACTGAAGCGGAACACACTGTACTTCTCCACAGACGTGTAG